The window attcttcttctacctccAAGAAAACCCTAGGGAGCTTCTTGCTCTGGGGCCTGTTGAAATCGTAAGAACAAGCAATTTCATAGGCAAACTGTGAATGCTAATATCAAGTATCTCACTAGTCCTCAGTGCCATGCAGAAAACCAAAAAACACAAGTGGCTATGCTGTGTGGATGTAATGCTGACTTCAGGGTGGTTGAAACCAGGTAGGCAGAGTTAAAAACACTGGGCCTGCATCTAAATTGAAGAATCCCAGCAAAAATTCCCGAAGCGTTTGTTGTTATCTCCCTAGGAAGCCTTTTTATGCACAACATTTGTGCTGCAAAAGTCATGAGGGAGTGAGGATATGCCTTGCCCTGGATATCCCAGgcgagcctgatcttgtcagacctcagcACTAAGCAGGGCCTGGCCAAGCacatggaagggagacctccaaaggaataccaggaccgggaggcagaggcaggctggatCAAACCGCTTCTCTTAAAAGTCCTCCATGCCCCTGTAGGGGTCGTGAGGACATCCAGGCACAAGCACACatacaaaatgcaaaaaatatATTCTAAAAAGAGACTGAGGATACAACTTACACCGTGCCTGGCGGATCATGGACAAGGACCTGTTCTGGTCTCTGAGTCAGCAAGGACTTGAGTTCCCGGATCTCCTCGTCTTCTTCATACTAACACATTCAAAGTTAAAAAGAAACCCTTGTCAACTCTCCTTTGAAGCCAACTCTCTTCTGAAGCGTTTCCTTGAAGCAGCTCTTGAGGTTCCACTACGGAAAAGGGGCTGAAAGGATGCGCACCAGGTATGTCAGGCAGGGAACGTTCCTCCCAGAAGACTGTGGGGCGACATCCTGGCTTTGCCGGCTTACCTGAAATTTCAGGGCAGGCCCTTCTGGCGTTATCCTGGCGCTGATGCTCTCTGCTACCACCATCCCCAGGTGGCGGACCCGTGGCAAGTTGCTGTCCAGGTGGCACTTCATCCCCTCCATCATGCTTGCAAGCAGCTCTGGAAGAGAAAGGTGGTGGCAGGCACGTGTGAGCTCGGCAGTTTCCATGGTGCTGCCCAGATCAAACGTTTAGAGAAAGGCATCAATAACTTTACTGATAGAATACACAGTAAACTATCTAAAATGTCCCAGCCTCTTTTGAGAGATccgttagggcaggggtgtcaaatgtgtggcccaagggctggatcaggcccccaggtggctatcaggcccgcgagaacctgcttccttctctctctcctgcttccttctgcttcacagcttgctttggcagaATTGCTCAATCGCacggaactacagagcaaagcctctattttctccattggctgaccagcatatgaaggtggctgaatagagcctgcccctgtcccccagactgctggtattccaaggaggtctcccatccaagtacttggcaGAGTCGACCATGCTAAGCTTCAtgaaagagtcagtttggtgtaagtggttaagtctgtgaactcttatctgggagaaccaggtttgattccccactcctctgcttgcagctgctggaatggccttgggtcatagctcttgcaggagttgtccctgaaagggcagctgctgggagagctctctcagccccacctacctcacaggatgtctgttgtgggggaggaaggtaaaggagattgtgagctgctctgagactgattcagagagaagggtgaggtataaatctgcaattcttcttctgagacctgacaagattgggctatccagatcagggctggaAAAGCAACTATCATGACCCACTCTGGTGGAAATACAGGTCCAAACATAGAGTTGGGAACTGCAGTTTGGCAGTGGAGCCCACAGCCAGCTCCATGGGATTTGTCTCTCTCCCGCCTCCGCCCCCCTTACCTTGCTTGTGGCTTTCTATTTCTACATCTTTCACATACGAAAGGCAGATCAGGATGGCTTTGCTGATGTACAGTTGCTGCTCCACGGAGGAGTGCTTCACGGCGCTGCTGCTCCCCCAGGTCCTCAGCAGCTCGCCTAAAGCCTGGATGAGAATTCAAGCATCAGGGGCAATGGGAAATTCGGCACTCCTGCCTCCAAGTAAGCCAGTTTTGTtcagtggttaaatgcacagactcttagctgggagaaccgggtttgattcccctctcctccacttgcagctcctggaatggccttgggtcagccagagctctcgtaggagttgtccttgaaagggcagcttctgggagagccctctcagccccaccctcctcacagggtgtctgttgtgggagaaggagataaaggagattgtgagccgctctgagactctgattcagagagaagggtggggtataaatctgtggtcttcttcttccaaagccTCACTTGCATCCTGTTAATGCAACAGCTCTCTTTTTAAAACCTCAGATCAATTTTTGATTTCTCAGTCTGTTCAAAGACAAGCTAGACAGCTGTTTCTGGTGGGGTCCAAGGATCTTGACTGGTTTGTCTTTCATTCTGAGGTCATTTGGATTTCCATCTTTGTGTCTAACTTTCATGGTGGTGATGGAGAGAAGGTCAGGGGGAAGGAGCAGAGAAAAGGAGGCGGTGGGgcagaggggggcagggagaTAGTGGTGACAGGAGTGAAGGAAGGAGGCAGCAGTGAGAGCAGGAGGAGTGAAACAGAGGCAGGATGGGAGGAAGGGAGTAGTGGTAAAGGCAGCAATGGCAGTGATGAATGAAAAGGAGGAGTTGATTACATACCCTGTCCttccctcagagtggctcatgatcgcccttcctttcccctcttcacaacggacaccctgtgaggcaggtggggctgagagagccctgagagaactgctcttgagagaacagctctgagagaacttgggactgacccaaggtcactcagatagctgcatgcggaggaagagcgggggatcaaacccggctctccagactaaagcctgctgctcttaaccactacactgctcaGGAAAGAAGGCGGCAgggagaaggtggggggggggaggtagcagAGGCAGTGTGAAGTGGGAGCAGGGActagcttggtggggggggggtggcatctcAGTCCCGTCCCTTGATGGTTCATCCAAAGTGAACCCTCCTTGTGAGTCTGTCTATCGCTATTTCTAGCTACTCCACCAACCTTGATCAGTAAATGACGCCGTGTGCTGTCCAGGGCGAGGTACCCAAGGAGGCTCTGCAATACTGTTGTCTGCAATGAAAAGCCACAGTGTACAAGTTATCAGTCAGGaatggaaggatggaaagagggGTAGCACTTTCTTTTCCTggttaagtcccccccccccccccaacctggcaAGCTCAAACCACAAAGGTTTTAGTGGTGACACTGCTGCCCATGAGGCAAAAGGTGATGCTAAAACCTACAAAGaagattattggatttatatcctgccctatactttgaatctcagagtctcagagcagctcacaatctcctttacctacctcccccacaacagacaccctgtgaggtgggtggggctgagagagctctgacagcagctgccctttcaaagacaactgtgagagctatgggtgaccccaggccattccagcaggcgcaagtggaggagtgagaaatcaaacctggttcttccagataagactccacgcacttaaccactacaccaaactggctctgaagggaAAGAGGAGGCAGTACGAAAGTGCTACCACATCTGAAGGCTGCCTGATGTAGCTCCAGCTCAGAATCTAAGCATTTGTAGGGCTGGCCTAGGAGCCCATGCCAACTGTtcacaggacccccccccccccaaagagagTTGTCTTTCCCACATGCaccagaagacaaagaagaaggaaaagaggaggaaaaggagattggctttatgccctgcccttccacgcagagtctcagagcggctaacaatctcttttcccttcctcttcccacaacagacaccctgtgagttcggtggggctgagagagctctgagagaactgctcttgagaggacagctctgtgagaactgggactgacccaaggctgtatgcagaggaggagtgggaaatcaaaactggttctcccagagaaccactacactaaactggctctccagtatgcTTTTACTCTCCTGAACAGTGGGAGCATGTTTGAGCCTGCATGAAACTAACCTCTGCAGAGGTATTACTCATGTACCCAAAGAATGCAGCCAGTAACAGAGCAGCTTTGCACAAAGAGCTCTGAGCTTCTCAGGCAGAGGGCAGAATCCAATCCCCTTGCTGGATGAAGGCAAGAACCACCACATTGCCGTCAAGAGGGCAAGGGATctaatctcactggggctttgCATGAATGCTCCTCCTCCTCACTCTTAAAGCAAAGCAACTATCTCTCAAATACTCTGAAAATGAACCTTTCTTATGCTTGTAGAGAGGGATCCAAGGAAGACTTGCTCCATATGCTCCAAAACAGCAGACCCTGAGCCTCCTCAGAACCTTGGCAGCCCAGCCCCACAATGTTGCTGGCTTTCCCAGAGGCACTAACCCAGGAAGCCCTCACCGGATGGCTGtactgaagcagcagcagcttctgggTCATCACAAACTGAGCCTTCTTGCTCTTGACAACCAGATTCCCCAGCAGTCGGGACAACACGGCAGGCCTAGCGACGCAAAAGACAAGTGTGTCAGTgatcttttccctccctccagctCTGTGGCACATGACTGTTGGACTTGGGAACAGGCGTTAGCGAGGTGTTAAGCAGCGCAAGAACCTACAGGGAGATGTACAATGAATGCACACTTCTATCCGCAGCATTTGAAAGTATGCAAGCTGAGCAGAAGGAGGGGGTCTGAGAGAAACCAGGGGAACAATATGAACCTCTCACTCCATACAACCTTCCCCCATCAGGCTTCCCTAAGCCCTCAGGGGCTGAAGAGGCCTTTGCAGGCTCTGGTTCCACTTACTCCGGTGGAACAAGTGGTAATTTGTAGAATCGTAGAGTTTGGAAGAGACcgccggggtcatctagtccccctgcacaaagcaggaaattcaccaATACTTCCACTCCACACACCTGCCCTGTGACCCCGTCCCAGAAGACGGCAAAACCCTCCAGACTCCCTgactaaactggcctggagaaaaattgctgcctgaccccaaagtggcgaccagcatttctctgggtgtgTAAGGAAGGGCCGTGAGGACTAAGCGCCAATGTGACCCTTCCTggcctccctctcatgatctgctgaAGTTCACAAATGTATTTACAAAAGAGGCCTCCTGTGACTGACACATGTTCGTTTTGGTCTTGTCCAGATGGACAGCTTCCAGGCACAGTGAGAAGTCCTTccaagtggggagggacggtagctcagtggtagagcatctgcttgggaagcagaaggtcccaggttcaatccctggcatctccaaaaaagggtccaggcaagtaggtgtgaaaaacctcagcttgagaccctggagagccgctgccagtctgagaagacaatactgactttgatggaccaaaggtctgattcagtataaggcagcttcatatgttcatatgtttaactGCCTAAACGCCAAAAGCAGGTCTCCTTCACCCGGTCATCTGACTCCTTACCCTGGCACCGCCTGCACGAGGCCACAGATCGCAGCTTCCATCCAGCGATCCGGCACGCTCTCCACCAGCCGCCAGCACATCCGCTGCCAGATGCAGTCAGACTGGGTGCGATCCGTCAGGTGGGGCACCAAGACGCTCATGATTTCTTCTGCGTTGTGAAAGGGAAAAACACAAACAGGTTCTgtggaacgggggggggggggggagttccctcCTTGCTTCTTTTTGGCTCGCGATCAACATTATGGAGGGAGATGGGGAAAAGGAAGATTCCTCCCTTTCCTGCTTTTCAGGAGTTTTGATTTTTCAGTATTCATTAGGACACGTGCCCACAAACATAGCGTTactatttctgtttgctcctatATGGGAGAGCAGCCTCTCCTCCTTTGCTTTCTACTTGGGAAGCCTGCCTTCTAGTGGCAGAAAGGAAGGGCACTGGCTTTTTCTGTTCAGTCCTGTTTGCCAGACGTAGGACGACATACAAGCCCTGTATGAGCCCTCAAGACAATGTGCTTCCTCCCAGAAACTTCTGCTCTTTCAgtgtttcctcctctcccccccccccaggatgtTTGCATGAGGGTAGCCTATTCcagggctctcacagaagttgctccGATGCTTTGGAACAGAATGACGGTGGAGGCAGAAACTCTGCTGTTGTTCAAAGGGCTTCCTGACATATTTGCTTGCTGTAGATACGGGCTGCCGCTTTGACCAGGGACTGGGGCCAGTTGgtggatttattattattattacttgtttatttctattccccccattcccccgtaggggctcagagcggagtacatcatagataataaaatcacaataaaatcacaacatcataagaaaaaccaattacaatattcagtacaacAGGATAGTCCAAACAGTACAGCAAATCAGCACaataggatagtacagtaggggaggccatcCGATCTGatagatagatgcccgctgcctcactcAAAaatctggtggaacagctccgttttacaggccctacggaaggctaacaagccaaggagagctgattccaccaggttggggccagtacagaaaaggacctggccctggtagaggcaagacgggcatctcttgggccggggacagtcagcctcttgggaggccgaacaaagCGAATTATTGTTGTGGGCATAACATATGATCAGTTGTAtttgtttttttccaaaataaACTGCCCTGTACCTACTGGGAAAAGGCGAGTTATAAAGGTTTTAATAACTAATGGAGCCATTTAAAGACGCCTGTGGCATGATGTTTACATTCTATAGTATATACAAGCACAGAGCGAATCTGATTTtgtgcacttttaaaaaattaacagaatTTAAACTCACTCAAGCTTGCCACTCActtaggaagaaaaaaaaaaagacaaactgTGCAAAAAAGAATAACTGCTACTTTGTTTATTGTGTATCCTTGATTCTTGAATTTTAATGAAGGTACAATCATGTACAACACTACCGAGTATTTCTTGGtcatctctcatccaagtaccaaccctgcttagcttccgagattggAACAGTCAGATGGAGAGGGCCGAGCACAAGATCATTCACTCTGCCTTCCAGCCCTGATCCGGATAGCCCAGGGAAGCCTGACcccatcagatttcagaagctaagcagggccgactctggcaagtccttggatgggagacctccttggaataccagaggtgggaggcagaggcaagctttattcagccacctccctgaatatcccccagtaggggtcagtcaccagagattgccatgacttccaggtttaCACATGTACTCATACATGCACATaatgcaaaaatacaaaaaaaaaaaaagactcactCTGCTTTCCATGCACACAAACCTTCCCCAGCACCTGAGAGATGAAGGAGATGGAGCAATCCAAACCACctggaagaaaaacaaaagccACAGCGAGTCAGACTACCATCTATTACCGTACATCATCCTGTTCAGTGCGAGACCTCAAATCTGCTGCATTGAAGACGCAGAAAGTCTATTCAGGACCCAAAGCAAGTAGCAGCAGAGCTCCACAGCCttcaaggaggaggaggcggaagaagaaggaagaagaatgcagatttataccctgcccttctctctgaatcagagactcagagcagcttacaatctcctatatcttctccccccgcaacagacaccctatgaggtgagtggggctgagagggctctcacagcagctgccctttcaaggacaactcctatgaaagctccggctgacccaaggccattccaacagctgcaagtggaggagtggggaatcaaacccggttctcccagataagagtccgcacatttaaccgctacaccTGACATGAGAAAGCCAGGACTGAAAGCCACCTTTATGTTTACTGGGCATTCAGAAGAACCGTTGTAGTTGGAGCTCTTCAATCTAAGGTGAGAAGGCAGCGCCTGCCAAAATGCTTCCATCTACGCAGCTGTTCAGGATAAAGAAACTCCTTTGTATCTGCTCACATGCAgcccttatttttttaaaaataaggaaaaCAGGGGCACTGCTGGCATGACCCATCTTAGAAgatgacaacgacattggatttatattccaccctccgctcagaatctcagagcagctcacaatctcctttatcttcctcccccataacaaacaccctgtgaggtgggtggggctgagagagctctgacagaaactgccctttcaaggacaactcctatgagaactatggctgacccaaggccattccagcagctgcaagtagaggagtgggagatcacatctggttctcccagagaggattccgcgcacttcaccacaacaccaaactggcagtgtgAAGGTGCCGCCACATCGGAAGGCTGCCTGATCAGGGCATTTCGTTCTCAGAAGTCTTTCCcttccaactaatttaccttttaacatgtaacatgagaaagaaatgccctcattttgacccaggcttactAGCAGTAgaatgattaacagacattcttacATTCTGACAtgctactgttttattggtttcccacactaatgctatccagatcaaaggttttctcaatttgttaattttgctattctgctattggattttaactttgcattcttaactacTGCCCattagctatatgtagctctgctcactgtacccccattccgttgtctgatgaagtctgcatgcacatgaaagctgacattctgaataagactttgttggtcttaaaggtgctactggactcctacctagttctattgcttcagaccaacatggctgcccatctggatctatcttcatATGACAGTATTTGTCAGACAAGCCCTCTCCCCTCAGTAAAGGGTTCTGtgaaactcaaaagcttgcaagCTGCTGTATCAGTAGCCTTTGTGGGTTTGTGGCATTGCTGTATTTTCAGCTCCTatctcaggggtagccaaacttgcttaacagaagagccagtGGTGGAAtaaattaccagaggaggtgagggccctgcggagtcttgcccagttccacacggcctgcaagactaccctctttcagccggccttttcttaatgcagaTCCAGCTGCACCGTTGTTAAATTAGGAAGATcggaaattttgaaaatgtagcaccgagTACGATTGTAATGAATTTTTAGGAAATtataatgttgtagattgttttattatgtaacctttgtattttatattatgttgtgagctgtcctaagcctgcttcggcagggagggcaggatataaattaaatattattattattattattactattattattattatagaataaatgtcaaatgcttgagagccacaagagatgaatgtcagatgtttgaaagatgcaaggaaggaagaaaaggtggaaagaaaactggaaataaagcaaatagatggggggaggaagaggtagcaagtaactttaactataaatgccttctccaagacagctgatggggctgtgggggcttagagagccacacaatatgtgtgaaagagccacaaatggctcccgagccgcagtttggccacccctgtcctatctCGTAACTAGCATCTCAGTGCAGCAGCAGAACTTGCACAAGCTCACCTCGCAGCGATTCTGAGATCCTCTCAAGCACCTGGATGATTTCCACACCCAGCAATGGGAAGTAGTTCTGGGGGAAGAAGGCCGGACGGTTTTCCCCCTGGAGCTTGTTGGCAAGATGGTCCGGCAGACACACAACCTTGCTGAGAAGCGCCTCCTGCAGCACCAGGGAGCCAGCTCGAGACTGGTGCCGGCACACCTCCCACATCAAGGACGACAGCCCGCCTCTCTGGAGGAATCGCTCCAGGACCTCGATGACTTTATTCAGACGAAAGCTGGGCCTGCACAGAGAGGGATTTCCCACCTTGATGTGTTAATCAATCAGGAAGAAGCAACACAACAGGATGGCTAGGTCATGCCCACATCTTGGGGAATTCACTTAAAGACACTTTCACATGTgctaatgcagtttcaatctactTCAACAGCTGCTATTTTACACTGGATAGATTTTATATATTAGggattggatattttatttattctgtgactgctgatatgccaataaaggtctatgaatgaatgaacagCTGTTTGCATTCACTTACCCTGTAGAAATTATAGAGTCCAATAAGACCATAAAGGATTGATCGGCTGGTCCTTCCAGGAAAAAGCTATCCCACAGTTCCTTCTCCTTGTCTGACGGGAAAAGCTCCAGCCAACCAGGACTCAGGTTACTGATAAGACATTGCAGAAAGGTAGTGAAATGGCTGTGGATAaattcttccttctctttcagaGACGGTGGACTTTCTGTTCCGCCCAGGTACCTCTTAATTATCTGCAAAGTCTCATAGATCTGGATGCCATCCTTGGAAGAAGACAAGATGCTATTCGCTTCCAGCACTGCCCGACGAACTGGAAGCAACTCCATTTCTCTTAGCTGCTGCTGGAAAACAATGAGGAAAAGGGGTTAAATAAAAGCAGAGATCAATTATAGCACTGCTTGTCATTACTATCTTAGAACAAAATGTGCAATGACAAAGAGTCAAGAAGCAAACATTTTCAGGGTCCCAAACTGACAGAAGTTTCTCAGGTATACGAATTTTGCGAGCTATGTAGCATAATACAGTCCTTTAACACTTGAGTTTCTACTATGTCCACTCCATCATCCCTGAAGCTTCCTGATTTAGCTTCTAGAACCAGAGgggggttttttagcaggaatgcagttccagttggtttggcatcaggggtgtggcgtaGTATGTAAATGAaaccttgctgggctttttctacaaaaacaatggtgatatcaaggggtgtggcctaatatgcatatgagttcctgatgggattttttttacaagaaagccctgtctaGAACCAAGGTGAAACTGTGAAGTAGGAAGTGCAAGGAGAGTGGAATGTGTTAAGGACACACAACAACATTTGAGAAAGGTAATCTGCAGTGTTATACTTTTATTAACCCCATATTAGTCAGACTGGATCCAAAACAGGGCATTTTATAGACAATTTTCCAAATATAATTTTATGTAATTTTAATAGAAAATATGttagaacaatattctagaaacAAGTGCCTCCTATTTCAAATTTCCTTCACTCCATTCCTAGCCAAAATTCGACGACCCATCTTAATCTGCCACAGTCAGTACTTGTattggaagaccaccaagaaagattgagcttctgaacatctcttgctttgaaaaccccaagaAGAGCCTGTGACTTCATGACACTTTTTATCACATGGCTTTTATAATGCAGCAAGATACAGCCAATACTCTCTTCCCTCCTGTGTGTGAGggggaatgccagcctccaggtgggacctgggactCCCAGGAATTATAGCtcctttccagactacagagatgagttcccctggaaaagatggatgctttagagcaggggtagccaaactgtggcttgggagccacctgtggctctttcacacagattgtgtggtccttgaagcttccactgccccatcagctgatttgggaaaaggcatttctctctttaaatcaattcttcaagtcAAGctagccaacagcttggagaatacatttcaagttgctttctttctacctctccctccctcccctcatagatttccttccttctttcctcccgccctgccttgcagctctcaaacatctgacattcatgtcttgtgggtctcaaacgtctgatgtttattctgtgtggctcttacattaagcaagtttggccacccatgcttTAGAGGGTGAGCACTATATCCTACTGAAgcctgtagggatgccagcctccaggtgggatctggtaaccacccccccccccaaggaattaTAGCTCGTCTCCAGAttacagcaatcagttcccctggagaagatggatgctttagagcaaaggtggccaaactgtggctcaggaactgcatatggctctttcacacatattgtgtggcccttgaagccccctccatcccatcagctggcttggggaagcCATTTGTCtctaaataatttctccaaactGGCAActaccagctggcagcttggtaaacacatttaaagttgctttctgtctctccctccatctatctatcttccctccctgtcttatggctctcgaacatctgacttttattctatgtggctcttacattaagcatgtttggccacctctgttttaAAGAGTGGACTTCATAGCATTATATCCTGCTTGAAAAGGGATGCTTGTTTAGGGACTGAACTTCAGGGAACTATATCTCGCTGGAGGAAGGGATGTCAGCCTTCAggcgggacctggggacccccaggaattacagctcctctccagactacagggatcagttcccctagagaaaatgcatGCTCTAAAGGCCAGACTCCATAGTACTGCACCCCAATGAAGTCCCTTTCccggctccattcccaaatctccaggagtttcccaatctggttCTAGAAACCTGAGGGGAAAAGGGCAGCAAAAGACCCCCAGCCTCTCCCGCCTGATTAaattccccctcccacccacgtAACCCGGAGCCACCGCCCTC is drawn from Heteronotia binoei isolate CCM8104 ecotype False Entrance Well chromosome 20, APGP_CSIRO_Hbin_v1, whole genome shotgun sequence and contains these coding sequences:
- the TELO2 gene encoding telomere length regulation protein TEL2 homolog, with protein sequence MELLPVRRAVLEANSILSSSKDGIQIYETLQIIKRYLGGTESPPSLKEKEEFIHSHFTTFLQCLISNLSPGWLELFPSDKEKELWDSFFLEGPADQSFMVLLDSIISTGPSFRLNKVIEVLERFLQRGGLSSLMWEVCRHQSRAGSLVLQEALLSKVVCLPDHLANKLQGENRPAFFPQNYFPLLGVEIIQVLERISESLRGGLDCSISFISQVLGKVCVHGKQKEIMSVLVPHLTDRTQSDCIWQRMCWRLVESVPDRWMEAAICGLVQAVPGPAVLSRLLGNLVVKSKKAQFVMTQKLLLLQYSHPTTVLQSLLGYLALDSTRRHLLIKALGELLRTWGSSSAVKHSSVEQQLYISKAILICLSYVKDVEIESHKQELLASMMEGMKCHLDSNLPRVRHLGMVVAESISARITPEGPALKFQYEEDEEIRELKSLLTQRPEQVLVHDPPGTVNKRPPVTPGAVLKPSAKPSVGALEEPGKGVDSDLDSDDDLVPYDMSEDKELRKAKAPAYIRDCIEILTGPEDGDRCEAAMGILETLIRRNAATAREVSVELAKVLLHLEEKSYIEGFVGLRQRALVALAVTDPVPVSHFLTSEFYSLNYSLRQRMDTLDVLATAAQELSRPVTSKPLSLKEPGIQILSGDNPDPSNWRQVVEERIKSKTRRFAKGPSRAELPSTPNKFGPVAGHFFFPLLQNFDRSLTTFDLLGDDHMVLGRLAHTLAILMYFAVNTAVAAVMGKALLEFVWTLRFHTDAYVRQGLLSSVSSTLLSVPAERLLEDMAEELLETQAWLADVAERDPDGDCRSLALQNLLLMENLKKKLEMAPLE